A DNA window from Candidatus Sulfidibacterium hydrothermale contains the following coding sequences:
- a CDS encoding T9SS type A sorting domain-containing protein, with amino-acid sequence MKKYLQKYFAVIFFLITISYSYSQNFQFQSLKNLYGGTVNTIANVGTVTLYAGTNTGIYCSSDHGKHWEKELDGLTVNKIVAYSKDQIYAGTSNGLYERRADHWNKITGFTDGVVNDIGILSSGVIFVSVQGEGLFKGKAGDTIFSEVTTLGYSSYKYHITCNNETVFVDRMMSNDGGETWEKLENGWPEFRSLNTIGANMTDSLIIAGSDNGVFRYNLKDQTWENLNLYQSCLDITIDDGGHIFLGSAGGVYYSSNRGDNWQQINTGLLGAYVPAVCIMADSVYAATLYGINACEIGQTSWGTANTGITEVPVYAVLPLENYLLISSGRGVIRTKDDGISWEPTLRMDVGIDFEDRVSKFLQTTDGKIYAGTMTGLYYSNDQGHTWFINREYSGQQIYDFVFDKNGDLLKATADGIYRSADNGLTWTKLNEDNDLGTITCITTDDNDNIYAGTYQGIYASNDGGKTWTDIAQDSLKNFRFVRLIQHGNYVYAATSNGIFTYDIFYNNWSESQTGMGEKYVTDLIRTTDNKYYASTLSGIYFSSDSCASWQAIDMGSANKNVQCMAFDSKGNFYYGTTNNGVYTSKTSLTGISEPTKQKDFALSNAPNPFQNRTTITYILPESKTKIPVTLTVLNMLGQKVAVLYHGEQFPGEHQITFTPKNQKPGIYFVVLKVGEKQILKKMLLNNTD; translated from the coding sequence ATGAAAAAATATCTACAAAAGTATTTTGCAGTAATATTCTTTCTTATAACCATCTCATACAGTTATTCCCAAAATTTCCAGTTTCAATCGCTAAAAAATTTATACGGAGGCACCGTAAATACCATTGCCAACGTGGGAACAGTCACTCTATATGCAGGAACCAATACTGGCATTTACTGCTCATCAGATCACGGAAAACACTGGGAGAAAGAACTGGACGGGTTAACAGTCAATAAAATTGTAGCCTATTCCAAAGATCAGATTTATGCAGGTACCAGCAATGGCCTTTACGAAAGAAGGGCCGACCATTGGAACAAAATCACAGGATTTACTGATGGCGTTGTAAATGATATTGGCATTTTATCATCCGGAGTAATTTTTGTCAGTGTACAAGGCGAAGGTCTTTTCAAGGGCAAAGCCGGTGACACTATTTTTTCTGAAGTTACTACATTAGGTTATTCTTCTTATAAATATCACATTACCTGTAATAATGAGACGGTTTTTGTAGACCGCATGATGTCTAATGACGGAGGGGAAACCTGGGAAAAACTGGAAAATGGCTGGCCCGAATTCCGAAGTCTTAACACTATTGGAGCAAATATGACCGACAGCCTGATCATTGCCGGAAGTGACAACGGAGTTTTTCGATATAACTTAAAAGACCAAACCTGGGAAAATTTGAATCTTTATCAATCTTGCCTTGATATTACCATTGACGATGGTGGTCATATTTTTCTCGGCTCAGCCGGCGGCGTTTATTACTCTTCTAACCGCGGCGATAACTGGCAACAAATTAACACTGGCCTGCTCGGAGCTTATGTTCCTGCAGTATGTATCATGGCGGATTCCGTTTATGCTGCTACTCTTTACGGGATAAATGCCTGTGAAATCGGACAAACATCTTGGGGAACAGCGAATACAGGTATTACTGAAGTACCGGTTTATGCTGTATTACCACTGGAAAATTATCTACTCATCAGCTCGGGAAGAGGAGTCATACGCACTAAAGACGACGGAATTTCGTGGGAACCTACTCTCCGTATGGATGTAGGTATTGATTTTGAAGATCGCGTTTCAAAATTCTTGCAAACAACCGACGGAAAAATCTACGCAGGAACAATGACCGGACTTTACTACTCTAACGATCAGGGTCATACATGGTTTATTAACCGAGAATATTCAGGACAACAAATTTATGATTTTGTTTTTGACAAAAACGGAGACCTGCTAAAAGCAACTGCCGATGGAATTTACCGGTCAGCGGATAATGGGCTGACGTGGACAAAGCTTAACGAAGACAATGATCTTGGCACCATAACCTGCATTACGACTGACGATAATGACAATATTTATGCCGGAACCTACCAAGGTATTTATGCTTCAAACGATGGAGGAAAAACATGGACAGATATTGCACAAGACTCTTTGAAAAATTTCCGTTTTGTTCGCTTAATTCAACATGGAAATTATGTTTATGCCGCCACTTCCAACGGAATCTTTACCTATGATATCTTTTACAACAACTGGTCAGAAAGTCAGACCGGGATGGGCGAAAAGTATGTTACCGATCTGATTCGTACAACAGATAATAAATATTATGCGTCCACGCTTTCCGGAATCTATTTTTCATCTGACAGTTGTGCCAGTTGGCAAGCTATCGACATGGGCAGCGCGAACAAGAATGTTCAGTGCATGGCATTCGATTCCAAAGGAAATTTTTATTACGGAACAACCAATAACGGTGTTTATACTTCTAAGACATCACTAACCGGAATATCAGAACCAACAAAACAAAAAGATTTTGCTTTATCAAACGCCCCCAACCCTTTCCAAAATCGGACGACCATTACCTACATATTACCCGAAAGCAAAACAAAAATACCGGTAACGCTTACGGTTTTGAATATGTTGGGACAAAAAGTAGCTGTTTTGTACCATGGCGAACAATTTCCGGGAGAACATCAAATAACTTTCACCCCAAAAAATCAAAAACCAGGAATCTATTTTGTTGTACTTAAAGTGGGAGAAAAACAGATCTTAAAAAAGATGCTGCTAAATAATACCGATTGA
- the rpsA gene encoding 30S ribosomal protein S1, protein MSDNEKNINETPEKEAPVDETKAAEVKKEEVTAEEPQKEEVAAEETAAEKAEEPKAEPVAQPEAEVKEAPAEEAKTEEKAEKTAEPEEFDWDALNTKQDSYSKEERAKLEEVYSKTLSSITEHEVIEGKVVSINSREVVVNIGYKSDGVLPYNEFRYNPDLKVGDTVEIYVENQEDASGQMILSHKKARILKSWERINEAYEKEEIINGYVKSRTKGGLIVDVFGIEAFLPGSQIDVKPIRDYDVFVNKTMEFKVVKINQEYKNVVVSHKALIEEELEAQKVEIIAKLEKGQVLEGTVKNITSYGVFIDLGGVDGLIHITDLSWGRINHPSEVVELDQKLKVVILDFDENKKRIALGLKQLTPHPWDSLDPNLKVGDKVKGKVVVIADYGAFIEISPGVEGLIHVSEMSWSQHLRTAQDFLKVGDEVEAVILTLDREERKMSLGMRQLIPDPWKNIRDRYPVGSKHTATVRNFTNFGIFVEIEEGVDGLIHISDLSWSKKIKHPAEFTKIGEKIDVVVLDVDEENRRLSLGHKQLEENPWDVFETVFTPGSVHEGTVINVLDRGAVVALPYGVEGFVPTRHMKKADGTSLKVDDKVDFKVIEFSKDNKKIILSHLETYQEPEKRKGSGKEDVKSTKRAVKKLNEKLEKTTLGDLDVLANLKSDLEKEEKKNK, encoded by the coding sequence ATGTCAGATAACGAAAAAAACATCAACGAAACTCCCGAAAAGGAAGCTCCCGTAGATGAAACTAAAGCAGCAGAAGTAAAAAAAGAAGAAGTAACTGCTGAAGAACCCCAAAAAGAAGAAGTTGCCGCAGAAGAAACGGCAGCAGAAAAAGCCGAAGAGCCTAAAGCTGAACCCGTTGCACAACCGGAAGCAGAAGTAAAAGAAGCTCCGGCCGAAGAAGCAAAAACGGAAGAAAAAGCGGAAAAAACCGCCGAACCGGAAGAGTTCGACTGGGATGCGCTGAACACCAAACAAGACAGCTATTCCAAAGAAGAACGGGCTAAGTTGGAAGAAGTTTATTCCAAAACACTCAGCTCGATTACCGAACACGAGGTGATTGAAGGAAAAGTGGTTTCTATCAATTCCCGTGAAGTAGTCGTTAACATTGGCTATAAATCGGATGGTGTGCTTCCTTATAACGAATTTCGTTACAACCCCGATTTAAAAGTGGGTGATACGGTAGAAATTTATGTTGAGAATCAGGAAGATGCCTCTGGCCAGATGATTCTTTCTCATAAAAAAGCCCGTATCCTGAAATCGTGGGAACGTATTAACGAAGCATACGAAAAAGAAGAGATTATTAACGGTTATGTAAAAAGCCGTACCAAAGGTGGTTTGATTGTTGATGTATTTGGCATTGAAGCTTTCCTCCCCGGTTCACAGATTGATGTGAAACCCATCCGCGATTACGATGTGTTCGTGAATAAAACCATGGAATTCAAAGTGGTGAAAATCAATCAGGAGTACAAGAATGTGGTGGTTTCGCACAAAGCATTGATCGAAGAAGAACTGGAAGCTCAGAAAGTAGAAATTATTGCCAAGCTCGAAAAAGGACAGGTTCTGGAAGGAACTGTCAAAAACATTACCTCTTACGGTGTATTTATTGACCTGGGTGGTGTGGACGGTTTGATCCATATTACTGACCTTTCATGGGGCCGGATTAATCATCCTTCTGAAGTAGTAGAACTTGACCAGAAACTGAAGGTGGTTATTCTTGACTTTGACGAAAACAAAAAACGGATTGCCCTTGGTCTGAAACAGTTAACCCCGCATCCGTGGGATTCGCTGGATCCGAACCTGAAAGTAGGCGACAAAGTAAAAGGAAAAGTAGTGGTGATTGCCGATTACGGTGCTTTCATCGAAATTTCTCCCGGAGTGGAAGGACTGATCCATGTTTCGGAAATGTCATGGTCGCAGCATCTGCGTACTGCTCAGGATTTCCTGAAAGTAGGCGACGAAGTGGAAGCTGTGATTTTAACACTCGACCGCGAAGAGCGTAAAATGTCGTTGGGTATGCGTCAGCTGATTCCGGATCCGTGGAAAAATATTCGCGACCGTTATCCGGTAGGTTCCAAACATACTGCTACTGTTCGTAATTTCACCAACTTCGGCATTTTTGTTGAGATTGAAGAAGGTGTGGATGGTTTAATTCACATCAGCGACCTTTCCTGGTCGAAAAAAATCAAACATCCGGCCGAATTTACCAAAATCGGTGAAAAAATAGATGTGGTAGTTTTGGATGTAGACGAAGAAAACCGTCGTCTGAGCCTGGGACACAAACAACTCGAAGAAAATCCGTGGGATGTTTTCGAAACCGTCTTTACTCCAGGATCGGTTCATGAAGGTACTGTCATTAATGTTTTAGACCGGGGTGCTGTGGTTGCTTTGCCTTATGGTGTGGAAGGCTTTGTTCCTACCCGTCATATGAAAAAAGCCGACGGTACTTCCCTGAAAGTAGACGACAAAGTGGATTTCAAAGTCATTGAGTTTTCCAAAGACAATAAGAAAATCATTTTGTCGCATCTGGAAACCTATCAGGAACCGGAAAAACGGAAAGGTTCAGGCAAAGAAGATGTGAAGAGTACAAAACGTGCGGTGAAAAAATTGAACGAGAAACTGGAAAAAACCACACTCGGCGATTTGGACGTTTTGGCTAATCTGAAGTCAGACCTTGAAAAAGAAGAAAAGAAAAATAAATAA